Proteins co-encoded in one Maylandia zebra isolate NMK-2024a linkage group LG16, Mzebra_GT3a, whole genome shotgun sequence genomic window:
- the lmo7a gene encoding LIM domain only protein 7 isoform X7, which yields MMEWREQSSVSCEEAYSEAQRWIEAVTKKKFGSKDFRSALENGVLLCELINKIKPGVVKRVNRLPTPIAGLDNLNVFLKACGKLGLKEAQLFHPGDLQDLSSRVTVKDQETSRRLKNVLITIYWLGRRAQCDCFYDGPYLNFKAFEGLLGTALYKALQDSSSQKSSNVRDSGFGDNWYSEREELSHLRGGGGGGGGRHRRDDSLDSLDSLGSRPHSISSDTTLKGSSEGCCSDTEADSVFKMTENKDNLSYRRSAVVAPKTTTQFNQFLPTKDKASGYVPAPLRKKRAERNEDNRRSWASSSFAEDESSLTRERQEGTDGSKSTSDVHVDPAVIRQVRYEELQKYREKVKQSEDKWQDALSDWKSRRRSVNSDIVKKKEEREKIEQITYGGEKRSKTFKEMQEEREGKRKSSVGSRLGSLSFLDDDDDNVFEKPVIAPRTRALPSRSYTIDTSQFSYEPPKPSVNDKKPPIASPATGRAASPPTSLEVVDSPALSSSITNTITPNNYSSFNRSPSPEAVPLQRSTDSERASTAKKQEAPTVVSSSSSLPKVPEPSPALSGTQTEVKPLSSGPLHTQAQPSSMEPKPPAVSRVSSSLPKTYQRLDSARLTSVVTPRPFGSQPSRITSLPRGFTPAQTDDSHKRVNGNVDVSKKSSVPSRYHQFMTSEDEAQSSSAHSSEEEEEEATTGNSVNSAQSVTPVPPQVKSEPPAPAKETSQENYCEMRISLNQKPNSSRDFGFQAAWDSTGACVTSIQPGSPAEMCQLQTGDKVLTVNGHKVADMSYTEWKSHMDEALQEGSLVMDIRRHGQNNWDRVQPSLPFKSHKTINLTSTDHPMLVGSQEKSTISSSLDFTSNTPAETLTFKETPAHPVSEVASNGVNGGFREEPVTMRKKGGGSEPAVPDIPVPVITPSSRWSFDPEEERKRQEKWQKEQERLLQEKYKRDQEKLQEEWLKAQQAISTSTVPKQLGSLEVNNHSNSSTGPHSPLSPVNQPTSLLWEEEERKRKEEQERQRQAEEKRKREEEERELLRLQEQRMRKERQEQEERKRREDERRLLEAEELQRREKERAFEQQQQWATSSHGFPYAQPSLTYADRTKSKSSPQLDEEDRPQRKGVHVPPGGMAQRLLEEQLKKAHDRVYQSQKAASELELERRNILHAMRYREPERVTSSGAAEKKDQQPASQAELERQQILNEMKKKTSLLTDNSWIRQRSPDTSTNKERDLPPMRRGDSLDNLDTSYNSWRSSSKPRSGSFAQNYFRPHSALSGSTSFYGGGPRAQRYGSTSTLPSSYSMGSLRSGAGSHLVPWSRQSPSPSPSPSSPSPINSPEPTAEADAPQQHSRSVSGKKICTFCETPLGKGAAMIIESLGLCYHLGCFKCIDCKSDLGGSEAGAEVRIRNKQLYCNSCYMRVKTGQPTSM from the exons GGATCAAGAGACCAGCAGGAGGCTGAAAAAt GTATTGATCACCATTTACTGGTTAGGTAGAAGAGCTCAGTGTGACTGCTTCTATGATGGACCTTACTTGAACTTCAAGGCATTTGAGGGTTTATTGGGCACAGCACTATACAAG gctCTGCAGGATTCTTCCAGTCAGAAAAGCAGCAACGTCCGAGACAGCGGTTTTGGAGACAATTGGTACTCTGAGCGAGAGGAGCTCTCCCatctgagaggaggaggaggaggtggtggtggtagaCACAGGAGGGACGACTCCCTGGACAGCTTGGATTCGTTGGGTTCCCGACCCCACAGCATCTCATCTGACACCACTCTTAAAGGCAGCAGCGAGG GTTGTTGTAGCGATACCGAGGCAGACTCTGTCTTCAAGATGACCGAGAACAAGGACAATCTCAGCTACCGCCGGTCGGCAGTCGTCGCACCGAAAACCACCACGCAGTTTAACCAGTTCCTGCCCACTAAAGACAAAGCTTCTGGCTACGTGCCTGCTCCACTAAGGAAGAAACGGGCCGAACGTAATGAGGACAACCGGCGCAGCTGGGCCAGCAGCAGTTTCGCAGAGGATGAAAGCTCTCTCACCAG AGAGCGCCAAGAGGGTACAGACGG GAGTAAATCAACAAGTGATGTGCACGTCGACCCCGCGGTCATCCGGCAGGTTCGCTACGAAGAGCTGCAGAAGTATCGTGAGAAGGTTAAACAGAGCGAGGATAAGTGGCAGGAT GCCCTGAGCGACTGGAAGAGCCGACGTCGCAGTGTCAACTCTGATATAGTAAAGAAGAAGGAGGAAAGGGAGAAGATAGAGCAGATTACTTACGGCGGTGAGAAAAGGTCTAAGACCTTCAAGGAGATGCAAGAGGAGAG AGAAGGTAAAAGAAAGAGCAGCGTTGGCAGCCGTCTTggatctctctcttttttagacgacgacgacgacaacGTATTTGAAAAACCCGTCATTGCCCCACGTACCCGAGCTCTTCCTAGCCGAAGCTACACAATTGACACTTCCCAATTTTCCTATGAACCCCCCAAGCCCTCTGTGAATGACAAAAAACCTCCCATCGCTTCCCCAGCTACCGGCAGGGCTGCTTCCCCTCCCACTTCACTTGAAGTCGTGGACAGTCCCGCACTAAGCAGCTCCATCACGAACACCATCACTCCaaacaactacagctcattcaacCGCTCCCCGTCTCCAGAAGCTGTACCTTTGCAGAGGAGTACAGACTCAGAGCGCGCCAGCACAGCCAAGAAGCAGGAGGCCCCAACTGTTGTCTCCTCTTCTAGCTCCCTACCAAAGGTGCCTGAGCCAAGCCCTGCATTGTCTGGCACACAGACTGAGGTGAAGCCCCTCTCTTCTGGTCCTttgcacacacaagcacagcCCAGCTCAATGGAACCCAAGCCTCCCGCGGTGTCTCGGGTTTCTTCCTCCCTGCCCAAGACCTACCAGAGATTGGATAGCGCACGTCTAACTTCAGTTGTCACACCAAGGCCCTTTGGGAGCCAGCCCTCACGCATCACATCTCTTCCCCGAGGCTTTACC CCCGCACAGACAGACGACTCACACAAGCGCGTCAATGGCAACGTCGATGTTTCTAAGAAGTCATCAGTGCCGAGTCGGTACCATCAGTTCATGACCTCTGAGGACGAAGCTCAGTCTAGCTCAGCACACAGcagtgaagaggaggaggaagaggcgaCTACGGGGAATAGCGTCAACTCTGCTCAGAGCGTCACACCTGTACCTCCACAGGTCAAGAGTGAacctcctgctccagccaaagaAACCAGCCAG GAGAACTACTGTGAGATGCGGATCAGCCTGAACCAGAAGCCCAACAGCAGCAGAGATTTCGGTTTCCAGGCAGCCTGGGACTCAACAGGAGCTTGTGTCACATCTATCCAGCCAG GCAGCCCGGCTGAGATGTGCCAGCTTCAGACTGGAGACAAGGTGCTGACGGTGAACGGGCACAAGGTGGCAGACATGAGCTACACCGAGTGGAAGTCCCACATGGATGAGGCTCTGCAGGAGGGCAGTCTGGTCATGGATATAAGGCGTCATGGGCAGAACA ACTGGGACAGAGTTCAACCTTCCCTGCCATTTAAAAGCCATAAGACCATCAATCTGACCAGTACGGATCATCCAATGCTTGTAGGTTCCCAAGAAAAAAGCACAATCAGCTCCAGCCTGGATTTTACTTCAAACACTCCAGCAGAAACGCTGACGTTCAAAGAGACCCCGGCTCATCCCGTTAGC GAAGTGGCTTCAAACGGAGTTAATGGAGGTTTCCGAGAGGAGCCGGTGACCATGAGGAAAAAAG GAGGAGGATCAGAGCCTGCAGTGCCAGAT ATACCGGTTCCCGTAATCACTCCCTCCAGTCGCTGGTCTTTTGACCCAGAAGAGGAGCGGAAAAGACAAGAGAAGTGGCAGAAGGAACAAGAGCGCCTCCTACAG gagaaATATAAGCGTGATCAGGAAAAGCTGCAGGAAGAGTGGCTCAAGGCTCAGCAGGCAATTTCTACAAGCACGGTCCCCAAACAG CTTGGGAGCCTGGAGGTGAACAaccacagcaacagcagcaccGGCCCACACTCACCACTATCTCCCGTCAACCAGCCCACATCTCTACTGTGGGAAGAAGAAGAGCGAaagaggaaggaggagcaggagcGCCAAAGGCAGgcagaggagaagaggaagagggaagaggaggagcGAGAACTGCTGCGTCTCCAGGAGCAGAGGATGAGGAAGGAAaggcaggagcaggaggaaaGGAAGAGAAGGGAGGACGAGAGGAGGTTGCTGGAGGCAGAAGAGCTGCAGcgcagagagaaggagagagcctttgagcagcagcagcagtg GGCCACTAGCTCCCACGGCTTTCCTTATGCCCAGCCTTCACTCACCTATGCAGACAG GACAAAATCCAAATCATCCCCTCAGCTCGACGAAGAGGACAGACCTCAGAGAAAAG GTGTGCATGTACCCCCGGGGGGCATGGCTCAGCGGCTGCTGGAAGAGCAGCTGAAGAAGGCACATGACAGAGTTTACCAAAGTCAGAAGGCTGCAtctgagctggagctggagcGCAGGAACATCCTCCATGCCATGAGATACAGAGAGCCGGAGAGAG TGACCTCAAGCGGAGCCGCTGAGAAGAAGGACCAGCAGCCTGCATCTCAGGCTGAGCTGGAGCGGCAGCAGATCCTCAATGAGATGAAAAAGAAGACGTCATTGCTGACGGACAACAGCTGGATCCGCCAGCGTTCTCCCGACACTTCCACCAACAAGGAGAGGGACCTGCCACCTATGCGCAG AGGCGATTCTCTTGACAACTTGGACACCTCATACAACTCCTGGCGTTCGTCATCGAAACCCCGAAGCGGTTCTTTTGCCCAAAACTACTTTCGGCCTCACTCTGCCCTTTCTGGCAGCACATCCTTTTATGGTGGGGGGCCGCGGGCTCAGCGGTATGGTTCCACTTCCACTCTGCCTTCTTCCTATTCCATGGGCTCACTCCGAAGTGGGGCAGGATCCCATTTGGTCCCTTGGTCCAGGCAGTCGCCTTCCCCTTCACCTTCACCCTCTTCTCCTTCACCCATCAACTCTCCAGAACCCACGGCTGAGGCAGACGCTCCTCAGCAGCACAGCAG GTCAGTGAGTGGAAAGAAAATCTGTACGTTCTGTGAAACCCCGCTGGGAAAGGGAGCAGCCATGATCATCGAGTCCCTTGGGCTCTGTTATCATTTGGGTTGCTTTAAG TGCATCGACTGTAAGTCTGACCTTGGAGGATCAGAAGCCGGGGCTGAAGTCAGAATACGAAACAAGCAGCTCTACTGTAACTCCTGCTACATGCGAGTCAAAA CTGGTCAACCAACATCTATGTGA
- the lmo7a gene encoding LIM domain only protein 7 isoform X6: MMEWREQSSVSCEEAYSEAQRWIEAVTKKKFGSKDFRSALENGVLLCELINKIKPGVVKRVNRLPTPIAGLDNLNVFLKACGKLGLKEAQLFHPGDLQDLSSRVTVKDQETSRRLKNVLITIYWLGRRAQCDCFYDGPYLNFKAFEGLLGTALYKALQDSSSQKSSNVRDSGFGDNWYSEREELSHLRGGGGGGGGRHRRDDSLDSLDSLGSRPHSISSDTTLKGSSEGCCSDTEADSVFKMTENKDNLSYRRSAVVAPKTTTQFNQFLPTKDKASGYVPAPLRKKRAERNEDNRRSWASSSFAEDESSLTRERQEGTDGSKSTSDVHVDPAVIRQVRYEELQKYREKVKQSEDKWQDALSDWKSRRRSVNSDIVKKKEEREKIEQITYGGEKRSKTFKEMQEEREGKRKSSVGSRLGSLSFLDDDDDNVFEKPVIAPRTRALPSRSYTIDTSQFSYEPPKPSVNDKKPPIASPATGRAASPPTSLEVVDSPALSSSITNTITPNNYSSFNRSPSPEAVPLQRSTDSERASTAKKQEAPTVVSSSSSLPKVPEPSPALSGTQTEVKPLSSGPLHTQAQPSSMEPKPPAVSRVSSSLPKTYQRLDSARLTSVVTPRPFGSQPSRITSLPRGFTPAQTDDSHKRVNGNVDVSKKSSVPSRYHQFMTSEDEAQSSSAHSSEEEEEEATTGNSVNSAQSVTPVPPQVKSEPPAPAKETSQENYCEMRISLNQKPNSSRDFGFQAAWDSTGACVTSIQPGSPAEMCQLQTGDKVLTVNGHKVADMSYTEWKSHMDEALQEGSLVMDIRRHGQNSSQEKSTISSSLDFTSNTPAETLTFKETPAHPVSEVASNGVNGGFREEPVTMRKKESEPISLKNLKRRSEFFEQGGSGSSVSALVYLCGGGSEPAVPDIPVPVITPSSRWSFDPEEERKRQEKWQKEQERLLQEKYKRDQEKLQEEWLKAQQAISTSTVPKQLGSLEVNNHSNSSTGPHSPLSPVNQPTSLLWEEEERKRKEEQERQRQAEEKRKREEEERELLRLQEQRMRKERQEQEERKRREDERRLLEAEELQRREKERAFEQQQQWATSSHGFPYAQPSLTYADRTKSKSSPQLDEEDRPQRKGVHVPPGGMAQRLLEEQLKKAHDRVYQSQKAASELELERRNILHAMRYREPERVTSSGAAEKKDQQPASQAELERQQILNEMKKKTSLLTDNSWIRQRSPDTSTNKERDLPPMRRGDSLDNLDTSYNSWRSSSKPRSGSFAQNYFRPHSALSGSTSFYGGGPRAQRYGSTSTLPSSYSMGSLRSGAGSHLVPWSRQSPSPSPSPSSPSPINSPEPTAEADAPQQHSRSVSGKKICTFCETPLGKGAAMIIESLGLCYHLGCFKCIDCKSDLGGSEAGAEVRIRNKQLYCNSCYMRVKTGQPTSM; the protein is encoded by the exons GGATCAAGAGACCAGCAGGAGGCTGAAAAAt GTATTGATCACCATTTACTGGTTAGGTAGAAGAGCTCAGTGTGACTGCTTCTATGATGGACCTTACTTGAACTTCAAGGCATTTGAGGGTTTATTGGGCACAGCACTATACAAG gctCTGCAGGATTCTTCCAGTCAGAAAAGCAGCAACGTCCGAGACAGCGGTTTTGGAGACAATTGGTACTCTGAGCGAGAGGAGCTCTCCCatctgagaggaggaggaggaggtggtggtggtagaCACAGGAGGGACGACTCCCTGGACAGCTTGGATTCGTTGGGTTCCCGACCCCACAGCATCTCATCTGACACCACTCTTAAAGGCAGCAGCGAGG GTTGTTGTAGCGATACCGAGGCAGACTCTGTCTTCAAGATGACCGAGAACAAGGACAATCTCAGCTACCGCCGGTCGGCAGTCGTCGCACCGAAAACCACCACGCAGTTTAACCAGTTCCTGCCCACTAAAGACAAAGCTTCTGGCTACGTGCCTGCTCCACTAAGGAAGAAACGGGCCGAACGTAATGAGGACAACCGGCGCAGCTGGGCCAGCAGCAGTTTCGCAGAGGATGAAAGCTCTCTCACCAG AGAGCGCCAAGAGGGTACAGACGG GAGTAAATCAACAAGTGATGTGCACGTCGACCCCGCGGTCATCCGGCAGGTTCGCTACGAAGAGCTGCAGAAGTATCGTGAGAAGGTTAAACAGAGCGAGGATAAGTGGCAGGAT GCCCTGAGCGACTGGAAGAGCCGACGTCGCAGTGTCAACTCTGATATAGTAAAGAAGAAGGAGGAAAGGGAGAAGATAGAGCAGATTACTTACGGCGGTGAGAAAAGGTCTAAGACCTTCAAGGAGATGCAAGAGGAGAG AGAAGGTAAAAGAAAGAGCAGCGTTGGCAGCCGTCTTggatctctctcttttttagacgacgacgacgacaacGTATTTGAAAAACCCGTCATTGCCCCACGTACCCGAGCTCTTCCTAGCCGAAGCTACACAATTGACACTTCCCAATTTTCCTATGAACCCCCCAAGCCCTCTGTGAATGACAAAAAACCTCCCATCGCTTCCCCAGCTACCGGCAGGGCTGCTTCCCCTCCCACTTCACTTGAAGTCGTGGACAGTCCCGCACTAAGCAGCTCCATCACGAACACCATCACTCCaaacaactacagctcattcaacCGCTCCCCGTCTCCAGAAGCTGTACCTTTGCAGAGGAGTACAGACTCAGAGCGCGCCAGCACAGCCAAGAAGCAGGAGGCCCCAACTGTTGTCTCCTCTTCTAGCTCCCTACCAAAGGTGCCTGAGCCAAGCCCTGCATTGTCTGGCACACAGACTGAGGTGAAGCCCCTCTCTTCTGGTCCTttgcacacacaagcacagcCCAGCTCAATGGAACCCAAGCCTCCCGCGGTGTCTCGGGTTTCTTCCTCCCTGCCCAAGACCTACCAGAGATTGGATAGCGCACGTCTAACTTCAGTTGTCACACCAAGGCCCTTTGGGAGCCAGCCCTCACGCATCACATCTCTTCCCCGAGGCTTTACC CCCGCACAGACAGACGACTCACACAAGCGCGTCAATGGCAACGTCGATGTTTCTAAGAAGTCATCAGTGCCGAGTCGGTACCATCAGTTCATGACCTCTGAGGACGAAGCTCAGTCTAGCTCAGCACACAGcagtgaagaggaggaggaagaggcgaCTACGGGGAATAGCGTCAACTCTGCTCAGAGCGTCACACCTGTACCTCCACAGGTCAAGAGTGAacctcctgctccagccaaagaAACCAGCCAG GAGAACTACTGTGAGATGCGGATCAGCCTGAACCAGAAGCCCAACAGCAGCAGAGATTTCGGTTTCCAGGCAGCCTGGGACTCAACAGGAGCTTGTGTCACATCTATCCAGCCAG GCAGCCCGGCTGAGATGTGCCAGCTTCAGACTGGAGACAAGGTGCTGACGGTGAACGGGCACAAGGTGGCAGACATGAGCTACACCGAGTGGAAGTCCCACATGGATGAGGCTCTGCAGGAGGGCAGTCTGGTCATGGATATAAGGCGTCATGGGCAGAACA GTTCCCAAGAAAAAAGCACAATCAGCTCCAGCCTGGATTTTACTTCAAACACTCCAGCAGAAACGCTGACGTTCAAAGAGACCCCGGCTCATCCCGTTAGC GAAGTGGCTTCAAACGGAGTTAATGGAGGTTTCCGAGAGGAGCCGGTGACCATGAGGAAAAAAG AGTCAGAACCCATATCTTTGAAAAACTTAAAGCGGAGGTCAGAGTTCTTTGAACAag GTGGCTCAGGGTCCAGTGTCAGTGCGCTGGTCTACCTCTGTG GAGGAGGATCAGAGCCTGCAGTGCCAGAT ATACCGGTTCCCGTAATCACTCCCTCCAGTCGCTGGTCTTTTGACCCAGAAGAGGAGCGGAAAAGACAAGAGAAGTGGCAGAAGGAACAAGAGCGCCTCCTACAG gagaaATATAAGCGTGATCAGGAAAAGCTGCAGGAAGAGTGGCTCAAGGCTCAGCAGGCAATTTCTACAAGCACGGTCCCCAAACAG CTTGGGAGCCTGGAGGTGAACAaccacagcaacagcagcaccGGCCCACACTCACCACTATCTCCCGTCAACCAGCCCACATCTCTACTGTGGGAAGAAGAAGAGCGAaagaggaaggaggagcaggagcGCCAAAGGCAGgcagaggagaagaggaagagggaagaggaggagcGAGAACTGCTGCGTCTCCAGGAGCAGAGGATGAGGAAGGAAaggcaggagcaggaggaaaGGAAGAGAAGGGAGGACGAGAGGAGGTTGCTGGAGGCAGAAGAGCTGCAGcgcagagagaaggagagagcctttgagcagcagcagcagtg GGCCACTAGCTCCCACGGCTTTCCTTATGCCCAGCCTTCACTCACCTATGCAGACAG GACAAAATCCAAATCATCCCCTCAGCTCGACGAAGAGGACAGACCTCAGAGAAAAG GTGTGCATGTACCCCCGGGGGGCATGGCTCAGCGGCTGCTGGAAGAGCAGCTGAAGAAGGCACATGACAGAGTTTACCAAAGTCAGAAGGCTGCAtctgagctggagctggagcGCAGGAACATCCTCCATGCCATGAGATACAGAGAGCCGGAGAGAG TGACCTCAAGCGGAGCCGCTGAGAAGAAGGACCAGCAGCCTGCATCTCAGGCTGAGCTGGAGCGGCAGCAGATCCTCAATGAGATGAAAAAGAAGACGTCATTGCTGACGGACAACAGCTGGATCCGCCAGCGTTCTCCCGACACTTCCACCAACAAGGAGAGGGACCTGCCACCTATGCGCAG AGGCGATTCTCTTGACAACTTGGACACCTCATACAACTCCTGGCGTTCGTCATCGAAACCCCGAAGCGGTTCTTTTGCCCAAAACTACTTTCGGCCTCACTCTGCCCTTTCTGGCAGCACATCCTTTTATGGTGGGGGGCCGCGGGCTCAGCGGTATGGTTCCACTTCCACTCTGCCTTCTTCCTATTCCATGGGCTCACTCCGAAGTGGGGCAGGATCCCATTTGGTCCCTTGGTCCAGGCAGTCGCCTTCCCCTTCACCTTCACCCTCTTCTCCTTCACCCATCAACTCTCCAGAACCCACGGCTGAGGCAGACGCTCCTCAGCAGCACAGCAG GTCAGTGAGTGGAAAGAAAATCTGTACGTTCTGTGAAACCCCGCTGGGAAAGGGAGCAGCCATGATCATCGAGTCCCTTGGGCTCTGTTATCATTTGGGTTGCTTTAAG TGCATCGACTGTAAGTCTGACCTTGGAGGATCAGAAGCCGGGGCTGAAGTCAGAATACGAAACAAGCAGCTCTACTGTAACTCCTGCTACATGCGAGTCAAAA CTGGTCAACCAACATCTATGTGA